CAATTCCATGGATGCCCAATGGTGCAGGGAAGCATTGGAAGAGGCCATAGGTGAGCACGGGACACCGGAGATCCTCAATACGGACCAGGGGAGCCAGTTCACCGCGGAGGAGTTCGCCAATTATGTTTTGGGTCAGGGAATACGCCTGAGCATGGACGGTAAGGGAAGGGCCACGGACAATGCCTTTATCGAAAGGCTCTGGAGGAACCTAAAGTATGAGAAAATCTATCTGAACCCGCCAAGGGATGGTATGGACCTTTATCTGTTATTGGCAGAGTACTTTGATTATTACAACCATGAAAGAAGACACCAGTCCATTGACTATGAACCCATTGATCTATTTAAAAGAGCGGCTTGATAATTATATTAGTTTTGTACAGAACCTGTCCTAAAAATCGGGGTATCTACAAACCTCTAACCAATCTTCTTTAATATAGTGCACATTACAAATATTATTAGGAGAATTTATAGAAGTTCAATATTTTTATAAAGTAAACCGTATACGCTACCGTATACGGTTTACACTAAAACAGTAAAAATAAATTTAATAATTACTTGTTTTTCAATAAGTTGAAATTGTAGAAAATAGCGGTTAAAGTTCATAACCCGGAGGCCGAGGGTTCAAGTCCCTCTCTCGCTACAAGGTGAAAACCTTTATAAATCAACGGTTTGTGAGCACACAAACCGTTTTTTTTGTCCATGATTTCCCACCTTTTACAATAGGAATACGAAAAAGCATAGGTTTATCGCATGAGTATTTGTTTGCCCAAACGAAAATATTCACTGGTCGTATGGATTTCTGGCCTAAGAGCATACTTTCACAAAATGGCTATCATGCATAAAGAATTCCCCAATAAATTATTGAGAGATTCATTTGGTACATCTAAATTTTGAAGAAAGGGGCTATTTTAGAGGGACTATACATTAAGACTGTATGCGGGTCCAGACAATATGTTTGATAAATATTA
Above is a window of Maribacter algicola DNA encoding:
- a CDS encoding IS3 family transposase; the protein is MREMDEHYLHHPFKGAKRMHIWLTRDKGYKVSRNRIERLYYKVMGLRAVLPGKHTSRRCKDHKTYPYLLRNLTIERPNQVWATDITYIPMQQGYLYLVAIIDLHSRYVLNWSVSNSMDAQWCREALEEAIGEHGTPEILNTDQGSQFTAEEFANYVLGQGIRLSMDGKGRATDNAFIERLWRNLKYEKIYLNPPRDGMDLYLLLAEYFDYYNHERRHQSIDYEPIDLFKRAA